In Carassius carassius chromosome 46, fCarCar2.1, whole genome shotgun sequence, the following proteins share a genomic window:
- the LOC132129420 gene encoding neurofascin-like isoform X4 → MPAHTAPKFLKPKGTTSTSIAMLGEELILECFAAGVPTPSIKWTKDWVEMSMTGKKLENFNKTLRIKNVSMDDGGDYICTASNRMGSLDHVITVRVKSVPFWVEKPESLVLSRDDSGSIMCRADGIPRPQIQWLVNGEPISDAPKSPGRQVSGDTLTFRAVVPDTVAVFQCNASNHYGYIMANAFLVVMDMKPRLLGPREELIKTTEGNNTYLDCPYFGSPKPDLRWSKGGLGTLEGSRHRILPNGTLEIRNTKLQDQGSYVCVASNVIGRDEKEVQLEVKEPIKIVRVPHNTIVIRGSLARFDCKIKFDSTLDVTVTWLKDKKFLILGRRMTKDEDSLSIADVYRRDEGIYTCRVKSELEEVTASAKLTVMDRPDPPSDLEISDPSERSVRLTWVPGLSNHSPIKEYLVQYTEDLLADYWLLSSGWKNLSSYPGSLNSVILQLTPFVEYKFRVIAVNGIGPSKPSWPSEYYQTGGAVPDAIPRNIQGMGSGVFRNNMEISWEPLEYREWNGPKLGYMVWWRRRDSREEWKNYTTYWWCSCIIYDTDTFTPYEIKVQAVNFFGSGPESPVVIGYSGEDRPVAAPSDLSVSDIESTKLIVHWDPVARADIMGEIKEYKVYYWRESSRLPWHIVSRRIKTKSFKANGPRLSGTLTGLVPFSNYRMYIVVANNRFEGPPSNTIEFQTPEGVPSVPRSFRIMHRHYDTIYLDWEEPAEPNGILTGYILKYQTLNITLGDRILVEYIPPNITYFSLRRFDRYTRYKFSLAAQTETGVGEAFTEESPHFTTEEYTRDQVDIVTQGWFIGLMCAVTLLVLIMLIVFFIKRSRGGKYAVRDKKDYALEPMDDRENGTFDYRSLERITRVSTMPYTRREEEGRQGRSQGVIEHIGRRTNSDDSLMEYCEGEEIKFNEDGSFIGEYTGVSKRNMDRSPYQDSSEPTSPVAIYSFA, encoded by the exons ATGCCAGCCCATACGGCACCCAAGTTTCTGAAACCCAAAGGAACCACCAGCACAAGCATTGCAATGCTGGGGGAAGAGCTTATTTTGGAGTGTTTTGCTGCTGGAGT TCCAACTCCCTCCATCAAATGGACTAAAGATTGGGTGGAGATGTCCATGACGGGAAAGAAGTTGGAGAACTTCAATAAGACACTTAGAATAAAGAACGTCTCTATGGATGATGGAGGAGACTACATCTGCACTGCTTCAAACAGGATGGGCAGCCTGGACCATGTCATCACTGTCAGGGTCAAAT CGGTTCCGTTCTGGGTGGAGAAGCCTGAGAGTCTGGTTTTGTCTCGTGATGACAGTGGTAGTATAATGTGTAGAGCTGATGGAATTCCTCGACCACAGATACAGTGGCTGGTTAATGGAGAGCCAATCAGTG aTGCTCCTAAGAGTCCAGGCAGACAGGTTTCAGGAGACACTTTAACATTCAGGGCTGTGGTTCCAGACACTGTTGCTGTGTTCCAGTGCAACGCTTCAAACCATTACGGCTATATCATGGCCAACGCTTTCTTGGTTGTAATGG ATATGAAACCTCGCCTGTTAGGTCCCAGAGAGGAACTCATTAAAACAACAGAAGGCAATAATACATATTTAGACTGCCCATATTTTGGCTCTCCTAAACCTGATCTGCGGTG GTCAAAAGGAGGACTAGGTACCTTAGAGGGAAGTCGGCATAGGATTCTTCCAAATGGTACACTGGAAATCAGAAACACGAAGCTACAAGATCAAGGAAGCTATGTGTGTGTTGCAAGCAACGTCATTGGAAGAGATGAGAAGGAGGTCCAactagaggtcaaag agcCCATTAAAATTGTCCGTGTCCCACACAATACTATAGTCATAAGAGGAAGTCTGGCTCGCTTTGATTGCAAGATTAaatttgactcgactctggatgtcACCGTCACTTGGCTTAAAGACAAGAAGTTCTTGATCTTAGGAAGGAG GATGACCAAGGATGAGGATTCTCTGAGCATTGCTGATGTGTACAGACGAGATGAAGGCATCTACACCTGCAGGGTTAAAAGTGAACTGGAGGAGGTCACTGCCTCAGCCAAACTCACTGTGATGG ATCGTCCAGACCCGCCCAGTGACCTAGAGATATCAGACCCATCAGAGAGGAGCGTTAGACTCACCTGGGTACCAGGACTGAGCAACCACAGTCCTATTAAAG AGTACCTGGTTCAGTACACTGAAGATCTCCTTGCAGACTATTGGCTGCTGTCAAGTGGCTGGAAGAACCTGTCCAGCTACCCAGGGAGCCTAAACTCTGTCATTTTACAGCTGACACCATTTGTAGAGTACAAATTCCGGGTCATCGCTGTCAATGGTATAGGTCCCAGTAAACCTAGCTGGCCATCTGAGTACTACCAGACTGGAGGAGCTG TACCTGATGCCATCCCAAGAAACATCCAAGGAATGGGAAGTGGAGTGTTCCGAAATAACATGGAAATCAGCTGGGAG CCACTGGAGTACAGAGAATGGAATGGGCCGAAACTGGGCTACATGGTTTGGTGGAGACGAAGGGATTCAAGGGAAGAGTGGAAGAACTACACAACATACTGGTGGTGTAGCTGCATCATCTATGATACTGACACCTTCACACCCTATGAGATTAAAGTTCAGGCCGTCAACTTCTTCGGCTCTGGCCCAGAATcccctgttgtgattggctactCTGGGGAGGACC GTCCAGTTGCCGCTCCATCTGATCTGAGCGTGTCAGACATTGAGAGCACAAAGCTGATAGTCCATTGGGATCCAGTGGCACGAGCTGACATCATGGgtgaaataaaagagtacaaa GTTTACTACTGGAGAGAGAGCAGTCGTCTGCCCTGGCACATTGTTAGCAGGAGGATTAAGACCAAGAGTTTTAAAGCTAATGGACCTCGTCTGTCTGGGACCCTGACCGGTCTTGTACCATTTAGTAACTACAGGATGTATATTGTAGTGGCCAATAATCGCTTTGAGGGTCCGCCCAGCAACACCATTGAGTTTCAGACACCTGAAGGAG TGCCCTCGGTTCCCAGATCATTCAGAATCATGCACCGGCACTATGACACCATTTATCTGGACTGGGAAGAACCTGCAGAACCCAATGGCATTCTGACTGGATATATCCTGAAATATCAGACAT TGAACATCACTCTGGGCGACAGAATCCTGGTTGAATACATTCCTCCTAATATCACATACTTCTCTCTGCGCCGTTTTGACCGTTACACTCGATACAAGTTCTCACTGGCAGCACAAACCGAGACTGGAGTCGGGGAGGCGTTCACAGAGGAATCGCCCCATTTTACAACTGAGG AATATACCCGGGATCAAGTGGACATTGTGACACAGGGTTGGTTCATTGGCTTAATGTGCGCAGTCACTCTCCTCGTTCTTATCATGCTCATAGTCTTTTTCATCAAGAGGAGCCGAGGAGGAAAGTACGCAG TGCGGGACAAGAAGGACTATGCACTGGAGCCAATGGATGATAGAGAGAATGGAACGTTTGATTACAG GTCTCTTGAGAG GATAACACGAGTGTCCACAATGCCCTATACCAGACG TGAGGAAGAAGGTCGACAGGGACGCAGTCAAGGTGTGATCGAGCACATTGGCAGGAGAACAAACAGTGACGACAGCCTCATGGAGTACTGTGAGGGTGAAGAGATCAAGTTTAATGAGGATGGCTCCTTTATCGGCGAGTACACAGGCGTCAGTAAGAGGAACATGGACAGGAGCCCGTACCAGGACAGCTCTGAGCCCACGTCTCCTGTGGCCATCTACTCTTTTGCTTAG